The bacterium genome window below encodes:
- a CDS encoding sodium-dependent transporter, whose protein sequence is MSQEKEQWGSRFGLILAVAGNAIGLGNFLRFPVQAASNGGGAFMIPYFIAFLLLGIPLMWVEWGIGRHGGKYGHGSAPGMFDVLWNNPIAKYLGVMGLLISMVILIYYTYIESWTLGYSIFSMTGLYHGEDTLDAMRGFLSSYQGLEDGAHFTSVWPAYGLMLFTFMVNFFVLWKGLSAGIEKLAKFAMPMLFVFAIILLIRVFTLGVPDPSMPENSIANGLSYIWQPNFSELGKASVWIAAAGQIFFTLSVGMGTIHAYASYLRPKDDIALSGLTTAATNEFVEVVLGGSIAIPVAVAFFGLDMTKVIASGGAFDLGFVSMPVIFGKIPLGQLFGALWFLLLFVAGITSSVAMGQPIVAFMKNQFGMTHRRAVISLAALVIICVQPVVFFLGHGFLDEMDYWTGTFGLVVFATIEIILFAWVFKIDRAWEEINAGADIRVPHFFKYVIKYVTPLYLLIIMGVWFYQDAWDILMLNKTPTGNPVAEADVPYIWGARALMVGLFLFLCLLVHLAWKRKKRRAQSGAHG, encoded by the coding sequence ATGTCCCAGGAAAAAGAGCAATGGGGGTCGCGTTTCGGATTGATCCTGGCCGTGGCAGGTAATGCCATCGGACTCGGAAATTTCCTGCGCTTCCCCGTGCAGGCCGCATCAAACGGCGGCGGCGCCTTCATGATCCCGTATTTCATCGCCTTCCTCCTGCTCGGGATACCCCTGATGTGGGTGGAATGGGGTATCGGCAGGCATGGAGGGAAATATGGTCACGGCAGCGCCCCGGGCATGTTCGACGTGCTCTGGAATAACCCGATCGCGAAATACCTCGGGGTCATGGGACTGCTCATCTCCATGGTCATCCTCATCTACTACACGTATATCGAGTCATGGACGCTGGGATACAGCATTTTCAGCATGACCGGACTCTATCACGGTGAGGATACGCTCGATGCCATGCGCGGTTTTCTCTCGAGTTATCAGGGACTCGAGGACGGTGCGCATTTCACATCGGTGTGGCCAGCATACGGCCTCATGCTCTTCACCTTCATGGTGAATTTCTTCGTACTGTGGAAAGGCCTCAGCGCCGGCATCGAGAAACTGGCGAAGTTCGCCATGCCGATGCTCTTTGTCTTCGCAATCATCCTGCTTATTCGCGTTTTCACGCTCGGCGTGCCTGACCCCTCCATGCCGGAAAACAGTATCGCCAACGGGCTTTCCTACATTTGGCAGCCGAACTTCAGTGAACTCGGGAAAGCCAGTGTGTGGATCGCAGCTGCGGGACAGATTTTCTTCACCCTCAGCGTGGGGATGGGCACCATTCACGCCTACGCCAGCTATCTGCGTCCGAAGGATGACATCGCACTGAGCGGACTGACCACAGCCGCGACGAATGAATTTGTGGAAGTGGTGCTCGGTGGAAGTATCGCCATCCCTGTTGCTGTCGCCTTCTTCGGTCTCGATATGACAAAGGTCATCGCTTCCGGCGGTGCCTTCGATCTCGGCTTCGTTTCCATGCCAGTCATTTTCGGGAAGATCCCGTTGGGACAGCTCTTCGGGGCGCTCTGGTTCCTCCTCCTCTTCGTCGCCGGTATCACCTCGTCGGTGGCCATGGGACAGCCCATCGTTGCCTTCATGAAAAACCAGTTCGGCATGACGCATCGCCGGGCCGTGATTTCCCTCGCGGCACTCGTCATCATCTGCGTGCAGCCTGTCGTGTTTTTCCTCGGTCACGGCTTCCTCGATGAGATGGACTACTGGACTGGCACGTTTGGACTCGTCGTCTTCGCAACCATCGAAATCATTCTCTTTGCCTGGGTGTTCAAAATCGATCGCGCCTGGGAGGAGATCAATGCCGGCGCAGACATTCGCGTCCCGCATTTCTTCAAATACGTCATCAAATATGTTACCCCGCTCTACCTGCTGATTATCATGGGCGTGTGGTTCTATCAGGATGCGTGGGACATCCTCATGCTCAACAAGACACCGACGGGAAATCCTGTTGCTGAAGCCGACGTGCCCTACATCTGGGGCGCCAGGGCATTGATGGTCGGGCTTTTCCTCTTTCTCTGCCTGCTCGTGCATCTCGCGTGGAAACGGAAAAAGCGGCGTGCACAGTCAGGGGCACATGGGTAG
- a CDS encoding LD-carboxypeptidase — MKSLRIPQRLKKGDLIGVISPSSPSRYPERITRGITYLMSQGFYVRLGMSVETQDGYLAGSDALRAQDIHEMFEDERVGAILCTRGGYGAGRLLDHLDYDLIRAHPKILVGFSDVTALSMAIIARSGLLSFHGPMVAAEFGVGPTEIAELAFWSMLMDRRTQRELAFGGEEALVEGTAEGMLIGGNLAVYASMIGSPYLPDPSGCILFLEDVGENVYRLDRMLLQLKHAGVLNAVAGVVLGSFTAIPEDEPNRELITVLREYLLPLQVPVMTGFPFGHIPDKVTLPLGAQVTLDTAKRQLTVRQAVVS, encoded by the coding sequence GTGAAATCACTCAGGATTCCACAGCGACTGAAAAAGGGCGACCTGATCGGAGTGATTTCTCCATCGAGTCCTTCCCGTTACCCCGAGCGCATCACGCGGGGCATTACCTACCTGATGTCGCAGGGATTTTACGTGCGTCTCGGCATGAGTGTGGAAACGCAGGATGGGTATCTCGCCGGGTCTGACGCGCTTCGTGCACAGGATATTCATGAGATGTTTGAGGATGAACGCGTCGGAGCGATTCTCTGTACGCGCGGGGGATACGGAGCGGGACGCCTGCTCGACCATCTCGATTACGACCTCATTCGTGCGCATCCGAAGATTCTGGTGGGCTTCAGCGATGTCACGGCGCTGTCCATGGCCATTATTGCGCGAAGCGGATTGCTGAGCTTTCACGGTCCGATGGTCGCCGCGGAATTCGGCGTCGGTCCCACGGAAATCGCGGAACTTGCGTTCTGGAGCATGCTCATGGATAGAAGGACGCAGCGTGAACTCGCTTTCGGTGGGGAGGAGGCACTCGTCGAAGGTACTGCGGAAGGCATGCTCATTGGCGGAAATCTTGCAGTCTATGCAAGCATGATCGGCAGTCCCTACCTCCCGGATCCGAGTGGCTGTATTCTCTTTCTCGAAGATGTCGGTGAGAACGTCTACCGCCTCGATCGCATGCTGCTGCAGCTCAAGCATGCCGGAGTGCTCAACGCTGTTGCCGGAGTGGTACTGGGCAGTTTCACCGCCATCCCTGAAGATGAGCCGAACCGTGAACTCATCACCGTTCTGCGCGAATATCTGCTTCCCCTCCAGGTGCCCGTGATGACCGGTTTCCCCTTCGGTCACATTCCTGACAAAGTCACCCTGCCATTGGGAGCGCAGGTGACTCTCGATACAGCAAAACGACAGCTCACCGTGCGGCAAGCTGTCGTTTCCTGA
- a CDS encoding M20/M25/M40 family metallo-hydrolase has product MDIADRIAALINIPSITGDEAAVLEYLETVLMDMGLPVHREAVSERRWNLYAGWEDAMPVVFCTHVDTVPPFFPASVAEGRVIGRGACDTKGIMTAMLEAGRRLIAEGARPSYLFVVGEETDSVGAKTAAASGRPARAIVVGEPTDNHLATGHKGVLSYTLKTHGVASHSAYPERGSSAVHLLLDLVQQIREKDWGHSAVLGDATLNIGQINGGIAMNTFAPEAEASFMHRIVDNAQQRREELLTLVGDRAEITFHSVSEPQLLTTVEGFEQKAVNFGTDIPYLTAMAPCLLLGPGSVHDAHTDHESISIEEVGEAVDLYIRLYHALSATD; this is encoded by the coding sequence ATGGATATTGCTGACCGTATTGCCGCTCTTATTAATATTCCCTCCATCACAGGCGACGAAGCTGCCGTCCTGGAATACCTCGAGACAGTACTCATGGATATGGGGCTCCCCGTGCATCGCGAAGCAGTCTCGGAAAGGCGGTGGAACCTCTATGCAGGCTGGGAGGACGCAATGCCTGTCGTCTTCTGTACCCATGTCGATACCGTCCCGCCGTTCTTTCCCGCCAGTGTTGCTGAAGGACGCGTGATCGGACGCGGTGCCTGCGATACCAAGGGCATCATGACAGCCATGCTTGAAGCCGGCAGGCGGCTTATCGCGGAAGGGGCACGTCCCTCATACCTCTTCGTCGTCGGAGAGGAGACCGACAGCGTGGGCGCGAAAACTGCGGCAGCCTCTGGACGCCCTGCACGCGCAATTGTCGTCGGCGAGCCAACGGATAATCATCTCGCGACGGGACACAAGGGCGTGCTCAGCTATACGTTGAAAACGCATGGCGTCGCGTCACACTCTGCCTATCCTGAAAGAGGTTCCTCGGCAGTGCATCTTCTGCTCGATCTGGTACAGCAGATACGGGAAAAGGACTGGGGGCACAGTGCTGTTCTCGGCGATGCGACACTCAATATCGGCCAGATAAATGGTGGGATCGCCATGAATACCTTCGCACCTGAAGCGGAGGCCAGCTTTATGCATCGCATCGTGGATAACGCACAGCAGCGCAGGGAAGAACTGCTGACGCTCGTCGGTGACCGGGCTGAAATCACCTTCCATTCGGTATCCGAGCCACAACTGCTCACCACGGTAGAAGGATTTGAGCAGAAAGCGGTGAACTTCGGGACGGACATCCCGTACCTGACCGCTATGGCACCGTGTCTGCTCCTGGGACCAGGCTCCGTGCACGATGCACATACCGACCATGAATCCATCTCCATCGAGGAAGTCGGCGAAGCGGTGGACCTGTACATCAGATTGTATCACGCGCTGTCAGCGACGGATTGA
- a CDS encoding TonB-dependent receptor encodes MKHPAWLGALCIALLLPQLLLAAAEGDSPSTVADNATINGYVRDAETGETLVGATVMLAGTNMGTITNKSGYYSISNITPGAYTVIYSFIGYDRKEMKIELTKRESRRIDIDMAPEAFRMDEVVVEGDRMDDKRQISVSRVNIPIRQITQLRIGGEADVFRSLQYLPGVLSSSQISSGLYIRGGSPDQTLVLLDGSTVYNPTHLFGFFSTFNPDAIKDVDLIKGGFPAEYGGRMTAVLDMVQKDGNRNEVGGTAYLGLISSRLSADGPVGNGSWFFGVRRTYIDLLTNLIETPEDPLPNYFFYDINGKISQDFGANDKLFLSGFTSEDALEFNNNAGFNGELGISNRALSTRWTHLFGDNLFSVFNFSWSRYRNSFNSRNAGFETEVENVIQDYTLKGNMEWFVNTDWTIKSGFELSHYDLTYMQNFSGNADSTADDGSRSGGRLNIEDFDNTAAGFVQSNYQFSNLFSLQTGLRVNYYEHRNLFKVDPRIAARYQMSSDVAIKAAFGVYHQYFRLASLPDFSFFDTWLPTDSTVDPSRAIHYVLGVETKPFEDMDFNVEVYYKDLYHISELKQFQTQGTTVRDFFYDGRGEAYGIEFFLQKKSGRFTGWAGYALGWINTRFEELNGGRYFRPKWDRRHDFKIVGQYKLSDHWDVSATFTFQTGQSYTGQTSRLETRLPGSDYGKGLTVPAERYGLRLPPSHQLNLNGSYHTTMFGLPTTLLIDIYNVYSRRDIWFRYYDTTGEVTKVEDVLLLPILPSIAIEIKF; translated from the coding sequence ATGAAACACCCAGCCTGGCTCGGTGCACTATGTATAGCGCTTCTCCTCCCGCAGCTGCTGCTGGCAGCCGCAGAAGGAGATTCCCCTTCCACCGTGGCTGACAACGCGACCATCAACGGGTATGTCAGGGATGCGGAAACCGGTGAGACCCTCGTCGGTGCGACCGTCATGCTCGCGGGAACGAATATGGGCACGATCACCAACAAGAGCGGGTACTATTCCATTTCGAATATTACCCCCGGTGCTTACACGGTCATTTACAGCTTTATCGGATATGACCGCAAGGAAATGAAAATCGAGCTTACAAAGCGGGAATCCCGCAGAATCGATATTGACATGGCGCCGGAAGCATTTCGTATGGACGAGGTGGTTGTGGAAGGCGATCGCATGGACGACAAGCGGCAGATTTCCGTGAGCCGCGTCAACATACCAATCCGCCAGATCACGCAGCTGCGTATCGGCGGGGAAGCGGACGTGTTCCGTTCACTGCAGTACCTGCCGGGTGTGCTTTCCTCTTCGCAGATTTCCAGCGGACTGTATATCAGGGGAGGATCGCCCGATCAGACACTGGTGCTGCTCGATGGGTCCACCGTCTACAATCCCACCCACCTTTTCGGATTTTTCTCGACGTTCAATCCCGATGCTATCAAGGATGTGGATTTGATCAAGGGTGGATTTCCGGCAGAGTACGGCGGCAGGATGACCGCAGTGCTCGACATGGTGCAGAAAGACGGTAATCGCAACGAAGTGGGGGGGACGGCGTATCTCGGACTCATTTCCTCGCGGCTCTCGGCTGATGGTCCTGTCGGCAACGGTTCATGGTTCTTCGGCGTACGCCGCACATACATCGATCTGCTTACCAATCTTATCGAGACGCCGGAAGACCCGCTGCCGAATTATTTCTTCTATGACATCAATGGCAAGATCAGCCAGGACTTCGGCGCGAACGACAAGCTGTTTCTCAGTGGCTTCACCTCTGAGGACGCACTGGAATTCAACAATAATGCAGGCTTCAACGGGGAACTCGGTATCAGTAACCGAGCCCTGTCGACACGATGGACGCATCTGTTCGGAGACAATCTTTTCAGCGTGTTCAATTTCAGCTGGAGCCGCTACCGCAACAGTTTCAATTCCCGGAACGCGGGATTTGAAACCGAGGTGGAAAACGTCATCCAGGACTACACGCTCAAAGGCAACATGGAATGGTTTGTGAACACGGACTGGACGATCAAATCGGGCTTCGAACTCAGTCATTATGATCTTACCTACATGCAGAATTTCTCGGGGAACGCCGATTCCACCGCCGATGACGGCTCACGAAGCGGCGGCCGCCTGAATATTGAGGACTTTGACAATACGGCGGCGGGATTTGTGCAGTCCAATTACCAGTTCAGCAATCTGTTTTCGCTGCAGACGGGACTGCGCGTCAATTACTATGAGCACCGCAACCTGTTCAAGGTCGATCCGCGTATTGCCGCACGCTATCAGATGAGCAGCGATGTTGCCATCAAGGCTGCGTTCGGTGTCTACCACCAGTATTTCCGTCTGGCCTCTCTGCCCGATTTCAGCTTCTTCGACACCTGGCTGCCGACGGACAGCACGGTGGATCCCAGCCGTGCCATTCATTATGTGCTCGGAGTGGAAACGAAGCCGTTCGAAGATATGGATTTCAATGTGGAGGTGTATTACAAGGACCTCTATCACATCAGCGAGCTCAAGCAGTTTCAGACGCAGGGGACGACGGTCCGCGACTTTTTCTATGATGGACGCGGTGAAGCCTATGGCATCGAGTTCTTCCTGCAGAAGAAAAGTGGCCGTTTCACCGGCTGGGCGGGATACGCCCTGGGTTGGATCAATACGCGTTTTGAGGAATTGAACGGCGGACGCTACTTCCGTCCCAAATGGGACCGGCGTCATGATTTCAAAATCGTGGGTCAGTACAAACTCAGCGACCACTGGGATGTCAGCGCGACGTTCACCTTTCAGACGGGACAGTCGTACACCGGTCAGACCTCACGCCTGGAAACGCGTCTCCCGGGATCGGATTACGGCAAGGGGCTGACCGTTCCGGCCGAACGCTACGGACTGCGTCTCCCGCCCTCGCATCAGCTCAATCTGAACGGCAGTTATCACACGACGATGTTCGGCCTGCCAACAACACTGCTCATTGATATTTACAACGTCTATTCGCGACGTGATATCTGGTTCCGCTACTACGACACCACCGGGGAAGTCACCAAGGTGGAAGACGTACTGCTGCTCCCGATACTTCCCAGCATCGCAATAGAAATAAAGTTTTAA
- a CDS encoding FRG domain-containing protein, which translates to MSQDVSTIVVHSWNELVDALFANSWKENIERFRSDFAFRGLSDSAYELQSSLMRLGGDFVRLEKHLMRNFRKYAHRNVVEKDSIWNWLSVAQHHGLPTRLMDWTYSPFIAMHFATCNVTRFDTDGVIWCVDYVRAHELLPPALRRLLVEEGCNAFTVQLLTEGAQRLEEFDHLSNDQFVVFFEPPSLDDRIVNQYALFSMLSHPGHGLDTWLLQHTDLYRRVIIPAELKWEVRDKLDQANISERVLFPGLDGLCAWLQRHYSPKFMSETAPDALNRIV; encoded by the coding sequence ATGTCCCAGGATGTCAGTACAATAGTAGTCCATAGCTGGAACGAACTCGTCGACGCGCTCTTTGCCAATTCCTGGAAAGAGAATATCGAGCGTTTTCGCTCTGATTTCGCGTTTCGCGGGCTTTCGGACTCCGCATACGAACTGCAGAGCAGTCTCATGCGTCTGGGTGGGGACTTCGTGCGCCTCGAAAAACATCTCATGCGGAATTTCCGCAAGTACGCGCATAGAAACGTTGTCGAAAAAGACAGCATCTGGAACTGGCTATCTGTTGCACAGCATCACGGTCTCCCGACGCGATTGATGGACTGGACGTACAGTCCCTTTATCGCCATGCATTTCGCCACGTGCAACGTGACGCGTTTCGATACGGATGGAGTAATATGGTGTGTCGACTACGTGCGGGCGCATGAACTGCTCCCTCCCGCACTGCGGCGTCTGCTGGTTGAAGAAGGCTGCAACGCCTTCACCGTGCAGCTTCTCACCGAGGGTGCACAGCGGCTTGAAGAGTTTGATCATCTTTCCAACGATCAATTCGTCGTCTTTTTCGAGCCACCCTCGCTCGATGATCGCATCGTAAACCAGTATGCGCTTTTTTCCATGCTATCTCATCCGGGACACGGTCTCGATACATGGCTTTTGCAGCACACCGACCTGTACCGCAGGGTGATCATCCCGGCGGAGCTCAAGTGGGAGGTGCGTGACAAACTCGATCAGGCAAATATCAGTGAACGCGTGCTGTTTCCCGGTCTCGACGGACTCTGCGCATGGCTGCAGCGGCATTACAGCCCCAAATTCATGTCGGAAACAGCACCGGATGCGCTGAACCGCATTGTTTGA
- the dapA gene encoding 4-hydroxy-tetrahydrodipicolinate synthase: MKSLRLKGVGTALVTPFTPDNQLDIEAIQRLARRQIEAGVDMLVPCGTTGEAVTLSAAEYEQVLRSVVEATEQRVPVIAGAGSNSTEKTIETAKQAASCGVDALLVVGPYYNKPTAEGYYQHFRAVAKAVDLPIVMYNVPGRTGGNIDAATQLRIAEIENVVAVKEASGNLAQQYQVLRARPEGFAVLSGDDNLVLPQIAAGLDGVISVASNEVPEEFARMVHYAMDGDFDSARVLHYRLLDLLDGNFMESSPIPVKTAMAMMGLCSDVLRLPMVPLREENISRLRDILVALDLVRE, encoded by the coding sequence ATGAAATCTTTGCGTCTTAAAGGAGTGGGCACCGCTCTCGTTACCCCGTTTACGCCGGACAATCAGCTTGACATTGAAGCCATACAGCGGTTGGCACGCAGGCAGATTGAAGCGGGTGTCGACATGCTTGTTCCGTGCGGAACGACCGGCGAAGCCGTCACGCTGAGCGCTGCGGAGTACGAACAGGTGCTGCGTTCCGTCGTTGAGGCTACGGAGCAGCGCGTTCCCGTCATCGCCGGAGCAGGGTCCAATTCGACGGAAAAAACGATCGAAACCGCAAAGCAGGCAGCCTCCTGCGGAGTGGACGCCCTGCTTGTTGTCGGACCGTATTACAACAAGCCGACGGCGGAAGGGTATTACCAGCATTTCCGGGCTGTCGCGAAAGCGGTGGATCTTCCCATCGTCATGTACAACGTGCCGGGCAGGACAGGCGGCAATATTGACGCGGCGACGCAGCTGCGCATCGCGGAAATCGAGAACGTGGTTGCCGTCAAGGAGGCCAGCGGCAATCTCGCGCAGCAGTACCAAGTGCTTCGCGCACGGCCCGAAGGTTTCGCCGTGCTCTCCGGCGACGATAATCTCGTGCTGCCGCAGATCGCTGCGGGACTCGACGGTGTGATCTCCGTCGCTTCGAATGAAGTGCCCGAGGAGTTTGCGCGCATGGTGCATTATGCGATGGATGGGGATTTCGACTCCGCACGTGTCCTGCACTACCGCCTGCTCGATCTGCTTGACGGGAATTTCATGGAGTCGAGTCCGATTCCCGTGAAAACCGCCATGGCGATGATGGGACTGTGTTCGGATGTGCTGCGTTTGCCGATGGTGCCACTGCGGGAAGAGAACATTTCCAGATTGCGTGATATCCTTGTCGCACTTGATCTCGTCAGGGAGTGA
- a CDS encoding OmpA family protein, whose protein sequence is MNKVLTVMTLFALLSGVSLAQEDTTAVQRQNRPYDADFSRPQTFGFGLGLSLNRFAGDLQDGTNFPGAETDWAIGINAHALWRFADAGDFATLHLLGRIMYSPVSSSHTSDNFSFEYSDNLLHFIGALEMQLFPEYDLRPYGYAGFGFIAFNPDISGNAKFMRALNDNLVEESGSLTLPLGVGLTWTLSERLDFFAEYLKTLTFTDALDKWEAEDNDNYNQVTFGLTFYLGERKEPVQPEAPIPPAPKDTDGDGLLDEDETAIYNTDPNNRDTDGDGLIDGEEVNRYKTDPTLRDTDYDRLLDGEEVNTHKTDPLAKDTDQDGCSDGDEVMDMNTNPLAVDTDGDELNDCDEKNVYRTNPLIKDTDGDGAMDGKEVRDGTDPLIADVLQIEESGELVLEGVNFETNSAVITQDSDEILRKALNTLRTNPDLKVEIQGHTDDVGSNAANQRLSERRANSVRDWLIQNGIDGNRMTARGYGEDNPLVPNDSPENRARNRRIQFRVIQ, encoded by the coding sequence ATGAACAAGGTCTTAACAGTCATGACGCTTTTTGCGCTGCTTTCCGGGGTTAGCCTGGCCCAGGAAGACACGACAGCTGTGCAGCGGCAGAATCGTCCATATGATGCGGATTTTTCCAGGCCACAAACCTTCGGGTTCGGGCTTGGGTTGTCCCTGAATCGCTTCGCCGGCGATCTTCAGGACGGCACCAACTTCCCGGGCGCTGAAACGGATTGGGCAATTGGTATCAACGCACATGCACTTTGGCGTTTCGCGGATGCCGGTGATTTTGCCACCCTGCATTTGCTCGGCCGCATCATGTACTCTCCCGTCTCATCGTCGCATACCAGCGACAACTTTTCGTTTGAGTACAGTGACAACCTTCTGCATTTCATCGGAGCGCTGGAAATGCAGCTGTTCCCGGAATACGACCTGCGTCCCTACGGATATGCCGGCTTCGGTTTCATTGCCTTCAACCCGGATATTTCTGGTAACGCAAAGTTCATGAGGGCACTCAACGACAACTTGGTCGAGGAATCCGGATCCCTCACACTGCCACTCGGTGTGGGTCTGACATGGACGCTTTCCGAGCGCCTCGATTTCTTTGCCGAATATCTCAAGACGCTGACCTTCACTGATGCGCTCGACAAGTGGGAAGCTGAAGACAATGACAACTACAACCAGGTCACCTTCGGACTCACGTTCTACCTCGGTGAACGTAAAGAGCCGGTGCAGCCGGAAGCCCCGATACCGCCGGCACCGAAAGACACGGACGGTGATGGACTCCTTGATGAAGATGAAACGGCAATCTACAATACCGATCCGAACAATCGTGATACTGATGGTGATGGTCTGATCGACGGTGAAGAGGTCAACAGGTACAAGACGGATCCCACCCTGCGGGATACGGATTATGATCGTCTTCTCGATGGTGAGGAAGTGAATACCCACAAGACCGATCCTCTGGCGAAGGATACCGATCAGGATGGATGTTCCGACGGTGATGAGGTGATGGACATGAACACCAATCCACTCGCCGTGGATACCGATGGTGATGAGCTCAATGACTGTGATGAGAAGAATGTGTATCGCACCAATCCGCTGATCAAGGATACGGACGGTGACGGCGCAATGGACGGGAAGGAAGTCCGCGACGGTACCGATCCTCTTATCGCTGACGTTCTGCAGATCGAAGAGAGCGGCGAACTCGTGCTCGAAGGTGTCAACTTCGAGACCAATTCCGCTGTGATCACGCAGGACTCCGATGAGATTCTGCGGAAGGCGCTGAACACGCTTCGCACGAACCCCGATCTCAAAGTCGAGATTCAGGGGCACACCGATGACGTCGGCAGCAATGCCGCCAACCAGCGTTTGAGTGAACGCCGTGCGAATTCCGTGCGCGACTGGCTCATTCAGAACGGTATTGACGGAAATCGTATGACGGCACGTGGCTACGGTGAAGATAACCCGCTGGTGCCCAATGATTCACCTGAGAACCGTGCGCGCAATCGCCGCATTCAGTTCCGCGTCATCCAGTAA
- the dapB gene encoding 4-hydroxy-tetrahydrodipicolinate reductase: MKDRPRIALIGYGRMGRVIHDILRERSWPDPMIIDPGVKDAVSSVEEADLSSVDVCVEFTEPSQATDNILTVLRKDGVVVTGSTGWQDRSEEVRAAAQQSKGAVLHASNFSLGVAVFNAVIAHAAELIGRFPQYDVSLHETHHRGKKDVPSGTAVMLADSIVRMHAGKGRSAMLPEEGPYAEDTLYISAARTGTVFGEHTVTIDSAADQLQFTHRAKTRRGFAEGALTAAQWLAGKQGYYTLEDMLDEIFAS; the protein is encoded by the coding sequence ATGAAAGACCGACCGCGCATTGCACTCATCGGCTACGGCCGTATGGGTCGGGTTATTCACGACATTCTCAGGGAGAGGAGCTGGCCGGATCCGATGATCATCGACCCCGGTGTGAAGGACGCCGTCTCGTCAGTCGAAGAAGCGGACCTGAGTTCTGTTGACGTTTGCGTTGAGTTCACGGAACCATCGCAGGCAACAGACAATATTCTCACGGTGCTGCGAAAGGATGGCGTTGTGGTGACAGGGAGTACGGGCTGGCAGGATCGCAGCGAGGAAGTTCGCGCGGCAGCACAGCAGAGCAAGGGAGCCGTATTGCACGCGAGCAATTTTTCACTCGGCGTCGCCGTCTTCAACGCCGTCATCGCGCATGCTGCGGAACTGATCGGTCGCTTTCCGCAATACGATGTCAGCCTGCATGAGACCCATCATCGCGGGAAAAAGGATGTCCCCAGCGGAACCGCTGTCATGCTTGCCGACAGTATTGTACGTATGCATGCAGGCAAGGGACGAAGTGCGATGCTGCCCGAGGAGGGTCCCTACGCGGAGGACACGCTGTATATCAGTGCGGCACGTACCGGGACCGTTTTCGGTGAGCACACAGTGACCATCGACAGTGCTGCGGATCAGCTGCAATTTACGCATCGCGCGAAAACCCGCAGGGGCTTCGCGGAAGGAGCGCTGACCGCCGCGCAATGGCTAGCCGGAAAACAAGGATATTACACCCTGGAGGATATGCTCGATGAAATCTTTGCGTCTTAA
- a CDS encoding DUF4249 domain-containing protein, whose translation MKKFTAHSTFSLLLPALALLLLSACEDTPPTEYDPAPFLEAYLIVDEPIEGIVVAISQPITEAFTYQNMIVTDANVVLTEGDNTYTLQYVVEDGRGSYRYPDSTVKVLPATPYRIRVSLQDGTVMTAETVTPERIAWVTPPREVLQYPQDTTRLVSPDSLRIDWTPGNSVEYIVRVRALDTLGYGKYLTPPTEEINGRTNNIPFEEPDDPTFYTLTRWGFVQTSDAPTVWAAFRWYGRNDVSILAPDTPMLEWFKATQWGGRSVQYRDQFSNVQGGLGILASASVVSQEVFVLKRKKQ comes from the coding sequence ATGAAGAAGTTCACTGCACATTCGACATTCTCTCTGCTCTTGCCGGCGCTGGCGCTGCTGCTGCTTTCCGCATGTGAAGACACGCCGCCGACGGAATACGATCCGGCACCGTTTCTTGAAGCCTATCTCATTGTCGACGAACCGATCGAGGGTATCGTCGTGGCCATTTCCCAGCCGATCACCGAGGCTTTCACCTATCAGAACATGATTGTCACCGATGCGAACGTCGTGCTCACCGAGGGCGACAACACATATACGCTGCAGTATGTGGTTGAGGACGGAAGGGGCAGCTACCGCTATCCCGACAGCACGGTAAAGGTTCTGCCCGCAACCCCGTACCGTATTCGCGTCAGTCTGCAGGACGGCACCGTCATGACCGCGGAAACCGTTACTCCGGAGCGTATTGCCTGGGTCACGCCCCCGCGTGAGGTATTGCAGTATCCGCAGGATACCACGAGGCTCGTCAGTCCTGATTCCCTCCGTATCGACTGGACGCCAGGAAATTCCGTCGAATATATCGTGCGTGTGCGCGCTCTCGATACACTGGGGTACGGAAAGTATCTGACTCCTCCCACGGAAGAGATCAACGGACGCACGAATAATATTCCCTTCGAAGAGCCGGATGATCCGACGTTCTACACGCTTACACGCTGGGGCTTCGTACAGACCAGTGACGCGCCCACGGTCTGGGCGGCGTTCCGCTGGTATGGCAGAAACGACGTCAGCATTCTCGCTCCCGACACGCCCATGCTCGAATGGTTCAAGGCCACGCAATGGGGAGGACGGAGCGTCCAGTACCGCGATCAGTTCAGCAATGTGCAGGGAGGACTCGGAATTCTGGCCTCCGCCAGTGTTGTTTCGCAGGAGGTGTTTGTACTGAAACGTAAAAAACAGTAA